The Channa argus isolate prfri chromosome 13, Channa argus male v1.0, whole genome shotgun sequence DNA window CGGGCAGCCTTCTTTATTTTGGCAAGCATTTCCAGTATTTTTACGAGACAGTTTTATTTCGGAAACAGCGGTTCACTTCACTCCTAGACATGTAAGTTGTTAAAAGTTAACATGGGGATGCAGCGGAGGGAAAATGTCGTAGCTATCCTACTCACGCTAGCTAACGCTAACGTAAGAAGTCTAGCAACATGCTTTTTTTGCAAAGGCGGGATGGTGGCCTTGCCGCCGTAAAGTCAACGCTATCTCGCAAAGTAGCCAGGATATTTATAGACTGAGTAAAAGAGCATGATGTACGGTAGCCGTTATTATTGCAGACCGAGGTCCTCAGTGTTAGCATTATTTCCTTCGGTACCAATCAGGTGCACACCACATGGCAGAGCTAACCAGGCTAACCTAGCGTTAGCCTGGTTAGCAGCGTCTTCATTGAATGAGTAGAAGGCTATCGTTAGGTCTGTTTCAGAAGTCCTGGTAATCAGTGTTGAATGGGGGAAACCAGGATCTCGACAGCAAAGCCGAGCCCATAAGTCATAAGCAGCTTGATTGCAACATTTTGAAGGGATTTAACATCGTTTGGTGTATTCCACGCTAGCTTCCACAAACTGCTTGGTGATGTCACGATCATCTGTAAGAGGATTTAGCTAATAAGGCCATCAGTTGAGTGCTTAATAAACATGAAAGATCGTAGGAAATTGCTACCACTATTGAAATTTACCAAATTTATTAAGAGGTCAGTAACTTGTTATCGATTAATTGTAATCTCAGACGCAGCTCTAATGTAGGTCTGACGTTCAATAAGGAAACGTTGACGTTATGGTTACAAAAATGTCATGGATACGATCGTCTCTGGTCTTTTCTCAAATTTTTTTACTCAACGTGTAAAAAGTAGGACTGATCTCTGACCTTACGCAAGATGATAGCTCTGCCACGATTATCAGAATAATTTGATTAATCGCTTTCTGAAGCAAAATGGCAGACActcaaatgtaatgttttgatgtgtttgtttgccatagaattttcagtctgtttgtcaTACATGTTGCCTGGGTGTGTATGAAATTAAAGAGGGAGTTCCATTACAGTTTGAGAAATCTGGAAAAATGCCCATCAAGCCTTCATAAAGGTGATTCTCTctgtaaagacagaaaatatgcCAGTCATCACCAGCTGGAATTAGagaatgtttgaaatgaaagtACACATACATATTAAATTATTCTAGAAGTTGTAGTGCAATTAAGCTTGAAAATATTACTACAATATTAAATAGCAAACGTTAGCAGAACTCATCTAAAATAACTTGTTCTTTTGATTATAGACTGTAAAAATTTTACACTTTTGAGGCTTCTAGGTACAGGAGCACAGTATGTAACTGGATCTTGTGTGGTGACCTGATACATGGGCTTTTCAATGTCAGGCTGTTGTACCCAACAACTTCCCCACATGGGACCAGCAGTGGTGTATTATGTATGTTGTATGCAAATTGTAGATATAATGATCTATAGTGTTTTACAAgtaggaaagaaaataattccTCTTAATAACCAAATATGTTGATGTTTGAACGTCTTCTGTTTCTTCACAGGCATCCAGCGACTGCCAAGTGGTATGACAGGAGGGACTCTGTTTTTATAGAGTTCTGTGTTGCAGACAGCAAAGATGTTAAGGTCAATTTTGATAAAACAAAGTGTGCTTTCAGGTATGTTTCCCTCAGGTTGGCTCTGAAACTAACCGTGAAAAAGACAATTTTCTGATTCAAACTGAGATCCCCTCAATTGTCCAATTGTGTCATAGTGTGTCATCCATTTTTAGTGGTTTTGAGACTTGTCCTCACTTCAAACTATAGTATGTaatttttgaatttgtttttaaagggaTATGGTCTAAAACGTATAACGTACAGTGGTCTAATGCTTCTGGGACCAAGATTCATTGAAAAGCACTGCCAGCAGTGcagatatttttgtttctatAAGTTCTTGAGTGAggcttgtcctttttttttttttttttttctctgtcccccACAGTTGTCTTGGAGGAACTGACAACGTCAAACACGAGAATGAAATAGACCTTTTTGATGCTATTGATGAAAATGTAAGTTATGCTGTCAAAATCATTGCTGTGACTACTATTGCTTTAATGtagttaaaaatgtatcaacacattgcattttctttccatTGTCGCAGGAATCCAAACACAAACGCACAGATCGCTCAGTTTTGTGCTATTTACGAAAAGCACAACCAGGGAAGGCATGGCCGAGGTTAACAAAAGAGAAGGCCAAGGTCAGTTATATGTAcacattcatttaattaaaaatggctgtttgtgtgcttgtgtataaaatctaaaatacacCCATAAGAATAATTCAATCCAATCCCTATAATGAGAAATTGTGATGTTATTTTTACAGCTCAGTTGGCTTAGTGTTGACTTCAACAACTGGAAGGACTGGGAAGATGACTCAGATGAGGAGATTGGCAACTTCGATCAATTCTCAGATGTAAGCAGTATGATTTAACTTGgattatttaatgcacattttacaaatgattaGTGAATCAAAATCACCCATAAGCCTTGGAAGCAGCGgcaataatttaaatttgacaCTATTGACTAAATATTACAGATGATGAACAACATGGGAGGGGAGGACGACCTTCCTGATCTAGACGGTGCAGATGATGTAAGATTCAGttctatttttttactttatttttaagcaTTGTGCTTATTCACAAGTAAATACTAAACAAGCAGAGAGTAGCTCTGTTAGTTGTTCAACCATTAGATGACATGCTGCAACATCTTAaaactttgtacatttttgtttaggaTGAGTCTGCAGATAGCGATGATGAGAGTAAGTGTTTAAAAATTTTTAAACGCAAAAATTATAAATGCAAataagaattacattttttgatgaCTTCTTGTTTTGATGGAGggtttaaagttatttttctttcactttcaatTCAGAAATGCCAGATTTGGAATAGAAGACTGtacaacaatgaaaagaaaatggaagaatAGAGGGCAAGAAGAATTTTAACACATGTATATCTTGAAACCGAAGGCAGTGACAAGCAACTGTACATATGAGTCAGTAGCCATATTTAAGTCCATAGCCTCAGCTCCAACCTCTTGACTGATCAGTTCACTGAAGGCTGATATGCATGGTATTGTACAGAGCAGCTATCTCCACTTCCATTTGCTGTACTGCACCGTTTgggtattttgttttactgttaaatATTACAACTAAgcacactcttttttttttttttttttttttttttttttttcttttgggaaAAGCTGTAAAGTTGTCCTCAACTGAGCaatatcatttaaaaagttgtttgcAAATAAATTGTGGTTTCAGATGATTAAGCCCACCCATTCTCAATGTTGTAATTTTAAAGATAGCTGACCAGTAtcggtttttctttttctttctttttccccaTGATTTAAGAAAACACTGTACATCAGAAGAATTAGATGAGTTTACTGATTGGGTTCCTCCAAACCTtacatttgttgtgaattagacATCCAAGAAACCGATCTTTGTTTCTATAGCTTAACCTTCCAGCTCACGTTCCcctttatttgtttaatgttttttaaactagaATATTCTgaaaacattatgaaaatatttgcatCTTTCATACATGCATTCAGGATGTTGAATATCTTTAACGGTTTCTTTTCATGCCCACCTAACATGCATTATCATGTTAGACTGCAGAAGCAAGGTGATATGTACAGCTGATGAAAAGCTTAAAGCATGGTTGTGCCTCAGCATCACGTGGTTTGTGGCTATCCTCTGGGTTTCTTTCCATTTGTTTATCTAGAATCAATTGTCCCTCGCTGACAACGGAGCTCAGAATAAAACGGCGACATGTAATGACCAAATTATATTTGCACTGTCAATAAAATCTAAGGGGAGACAACTAATGTTGAATTACAgtggaaattcttttttttttttattgtctacaTCTTTCTAATAAACTGTTTAAGAAtccttttaaatgtcttttcttgtaaattatatttttatatatttgtccCTAGATATAAAATGACTTGGGGAAAAATCCTGGATGAGCGTCCCATAATATCTTTGAAAACAAGTTAACTTAGGACAAAATGATTTGCAAGTTAGGCTTCTACCCTGGCTACAGATGTTAAATAAGAAACGTGCTTAATGTAATTGCAGCACTTTAGTTTGACATACTTTAGAATGTCTTAAAacctctgttttcatttaaatttataaCCATTGGCCTTTGTAGTACACCTGAACagtctgcaaaaaaaatgtctatAATCTTAGTCCTTGTtgatgttaaaaatgtgttaataaaatTGTGTATGAGGCCAGACTTTATCATagtatttttgtctttcatttatGAGACAAAGTCACTGCCTGTGGATCTAATGCAGTGCTGTCATGGGCAGATTGAAACCTTTGTTGTATTTAACACTAAATTGTTTCTAATTGAGGATGTTGTAGTACTATCATTCAGGCCTGTCTTTTCGGCGCTAGGACCCAGGAATCCACCTTGGCCCTGAATATCAGCATACTTCCTCGATTTCCTCGCTGTCATTTCCGAGAAAGTGACTTTAATATGCAACATTAGTTTCCTGTTTTAACTCCGttgcacattaaaataaaagcgtTTAACTAAAGATTTGAAGATGTTTTGACTCTGACTTGGATTGTCACTGCAGCCTGTCCGTTAACTTTCATTAAAGCAGCTTCGTTACCGAGATCACAGTTAAGTACCCAGATACATAGCAGAAAATTACAGCATAGatataaataatgcatttatctCAATATTAGTGTTTAATTCTTGATTTATTTACGTGCAAGCGTAACTTAAACGTAGCAGTGCGTAATTAAAGGGGTAATTAGATCCACTTTACGCACGTAGgtaaaatgaatgtaattttgtgttaattttaatTCACATGTTTCAGACTCTAAAGAAATGCTAATGACAAATCAAAGTTAAAATCAAATGGCCCTGATGTGCCACAggaatataatttattatttggtGGATAAAAACCGACACCACATTAAATTGCTGTTtagatgttaatgttttaacaACAACGCTGAATATAGTACACAGTGGGTATAGAAAAGAATcattcttatttgttttttataacaaaatttaaatgtggGTAATCTtattaacaaatacaaaaactacatcataaagacaaaataacactCCAATCAACACTGAAAATAGTATtgaaagacaaaatacaaaaaagaacatttcccAGTCATTACAAATATCTTATAATACAGTAAAgccattaaaaagaaattggaGATTTAGGGCATATCTGtaaatctgcctagagcaggCCCTCTTCAAAAACCAAGCGACCCTGTAAGAAAAAgactagtgagggaggccaCATTTATGACTCCTGTAAAGGAGCTGCAAGCTTCTGTGCctgaaatgaagaaaacaaaaactcataGTGTTTAGTCTGATTGACAAAGATCTCAATTTTAGTTTCATCAGACTATATAAACTTCTTCCACTTGACTTTTGAGTCTCCCTCGTGGCTTCTGTCAATCTCTAGTTTAATTTGACCTATAACTTTGCCACTCCCCCTTTGACTGCTGAAGAATCCAGGCAACATGTAGACGGTGTGCAGTCTCTCCCATCTCAGTTGCTGAAGCTGTTATCTCCTTCAGAGACGTCATAGTGCCTCGATGGCCTccgtaaatgttctgcacttatatagctctaATCTACTTTCCTACGCAGAGCACTTTACAGATGCTtcccattcatccattcacacactgatgggagCAGCTTCCATGACCCACCtgaagcaacttggggttcagtatcttgcccactTCCATTCTTGCCATTTCTTGATGATGGGTAGTCTGGACTGTACACAAATAGATATTTATTGACTAGTAAGTTTTTTCTTGTATCCTTGTCCTGAGTTGATTGGAGCAATATAGGTGTGATataggtgtatttatactacaatcctttaaacatATTACCTGCACTCGGGTAATCACCATTTAACTTTGTGTGGCTCTGGAAACTACCTGGCTGCACATGCAATGATTTAGGTAAGTTACATTAAAAGGGGTGAACTTTTATGCAAtcacttattttcagttttatattttggaaTAATTCTGGTTATTTGTAGAGATACGATTccactttgaaatgaaaaagtattctttgtaaatgtttgttaaaaaataagtcaaattTAATCAactatgaaataaaaactaaaatgtaagaataaaaaagttaaaattgcCAAAGGAGGTGATTCTTTTCTACATCCACTCTACATCTGCCAGAGGGCATTGGTCTAAAATATTACTTCACtacatgaacaacaacaaacaaaaacaactactaCTGCTCCTCATCCTCCTACTACTAAtagtactgtaattatttttattttcccataACGTTAATAATACACTACTGTTTGCATTCATTATTAGAATTATATGCAAAATataactaattaaaataaaattactcaTGAAGAATGGTGGACTTTTCTCTTTCATGTATATTATTGGATGAGTATTATTAGTGTAGCATTCATATGTGAGCAgtgcatgtgcatttttatGTACTTagctttatttactttataataTACCAATTATTAAGACTGTTATAAGTATTgctatgttgttgttgttgttgttgttttggggtATTTTCTTGTGAAGTTGCATCACGAAATGTGACCGGATGTGTATATAGTTATTGTTGGGATGTTGATAGTGTTCGCTCTGTTCTGTGATCATGGCTGCACTGGACCACACCAGCCATGTTTGCTAATTTAAAACCCAAAGGTTAGGGAAtagttgtttattatttatcgCTGTGCCATCCTCACCTACATATCCGTTAAGACGAAGGTTTAGAAGAATCTGCGCCTTCGAAACCCAAGGACTGAAAGGTTAGATAGTTATTAAGTGAAATATAAGCGAAACTTTTGATGGTGGCAGTGTGGGAGGATGATGCTCTGTAAAATTGTCTGTGTGCGTGCAGCGTAAACAATGTAACTTCATCTGCTCGCTAGCTAATGTTAGCCCATGAACAAAAGACAGCACACCTCCATCTGTTCTCAAGTGAGTTAACCTTAGTCATAAAGTGTCCACAGACCGACCGATGTTTGTTTTTACCGGTACCGTTCTCTGATGGGCATCATGGATTCACACCAGCGTGGTTGCGATACCTGCTACCTGGCTATTAAGTTAGCTAGCGCTAACATCGCAGTTTAAGTACCGCACTCAAAACGTTAAGGATGCTATCAGTTAGCTATCTTGCTAGCGTGTGATAGCTAGGTTGTATTGTGATGCTTTAGCTAAATAACCTTGGAACTGAAGCGGGGAATGCTTTTTGTCCGTTGTTTTAGGCTAAACTAATATGCCCAATCAATTTCACTAGGAGTTGAACTGGTATCTAACATTAACTGTATCAGTGACTAGCACAACTAGCACCGCATTAAATTGAATTGTTCGTTTGATAATGTAGCTAGCGCGACTTAGCTTAACGCGTTGCCTGCTTTTGCAACGGCCTTGTTAAATTAGGAAATCAAGTATCCGTAGACGGCTGCGTTGTATTACGAGGTTGTGGACTGTTAAAGAGCTAACTAGTGTGCGAACAGTTCTTCAGGCCTTGAGAGACTAAAATATTCTCGATAATCCATCTATTGTTAGGCCGCCGGGTCTTAAATACAGTTTGCCTGTCTGGGCCGTAGCTACATTTATCACAGTAGACGGAGTGGGCTGAGCTCATGTTAGCAGCGCCTCATCAGCGGCAGTGATGAGCTTCTATCGTAATATTCCGGTTGTCCATTACGGCTCGCCGGGGCCTGGCATCTGCTGCCGCTGCTGGCTGCGACATTTTGACGGTTGTAGTTTGAGCGAAATGGTGCTGTCACGAGCTACGGCTGCCAAATTACTGTAAGAAAGACACTTAGCGGAGATAAAGGCACGTATTGCCTTTCTTGGGCCGTGTTGAGGacggaaatacatttttaaaataatgaaataatgcgTTTGGCTTTTATGTGGTGGTGCATATCCGTGTCATTGGTGACGATCATTTCATATTAATGTGAACTCATGTTTATTTACTGTCTGTGTTCTGTTTTCAGATGGAGTCAAATAATCATTTCAACTATGGCACCCACTCCTCAGCTAACTCAGGACTGAAACTCTCCTCAGGGGATTCACTTTATACTAACGGGTCCTCCATGAGTTTTCCTCAACAGGGGAAGAGTgagtttttggttgttgttttttttttttttttaaccttttacaATTTCCTCACAAGGCAAAATAGAAGGAGCCTCATTATAAAAATTACAACCTCAATTTCTTAATTCTTCAGATGTCTTCATGTTTTAGTTTAATACTTAACATTTCTCTGTTAAAGTCATCAAAGTATATGGATTACAgtgcaaaacttttttttaaaaaacttgtcTAATGCCCTTTCTCTAACAGATATAAATGGTgaaatgaatgtgaatggtGTCACTACTGTACTGGGGTCTGGTGTGCCTGCTTCCCAACCACCAACAGCTCCTTACCCACATATGAGCAACCACCACCAGAGCAGTGTGGGATATGACTACTTGTGGGGAGGACACCCTCAGTATGGCCCAGCCTTGGGCACCTCTCCTGGGCACGGGATGCACCAAAAGCAGCCGGCACCCGGGATGGTGCAGCCTCAGACACAGCATCACTTCCAGGCTCATGGACAGTACCAACTCAACGGGGGTATTGAAAGCTCCCACCAACCCCCTGTGGCAGGCCCACCAAACATACCTCTTACTGGGGGTCAGTACTGGAACAGGAGTAATCCTGGCCCACAGCAGATCGGATATAATTCCCACAGCATGTATGGGACCTACCAGAGTCCAGCACATCCTGGAGTTACACAATCCCAGCATCACCAGCAGCAGTCCTTACAGCCACCTCCACATCCACCTTCACAGCAGCATCTTCACTCCAACCGTCATTCACCccaccaccagcagcaccagcaaCCACAGCATTACGGCATGATGCCCAATGGGATGCCCTACTACCAGCATCAGCCCCAGCACCCGTCCCTGCCATCTCCCGAGCAGCAGCTATCACAGCAATCTCAGCCCCAAGGCCAAGCTCAAATGATGCCCCAAACAGGCCAGAATTTTACTACTTCACATGGCAGCCCACAGCACCACAGTGTAGGCAAAGGGAGCACCGGCAGCTCTGTGTCAATGTCCTCACCACCATCAGCAGTGCAGGAGAGTGGATCACCTAAAGGCCACAACAGCGAACGGAGCCCACATGCTAGTAACATGGGAATGTCTTCTGTCATGCAAGGTGAACACTTTACCCTTTGTAGATGCCTGTTGATATAGAATACTGTGTTTTATCTGATTCAATTTTACCTATCTACCTTTTATTTCCTCTATATTTGACGTTTCCTCCTTTGAAAGGGTGATATCCAAAGTATCATAGGGGTTTCTTCCTCTTTGGTTGTACTTGGCAAAGTGTTCAAAGCTGCTAAACATAACAGCACACAGTTGACCTCGGTTAACTGTGATGTCCACTTTTTTGTAATATAGaccaaatcctttttttaaatcatttggcAGGATGAtctaaaattaaattgtttgcAGCTCTACCGGTTATATTTCTAACTGCCAATGCTTAATGACGAGATAGTGCTAAGATTTCACCAGCAGATGCCGCTGTTGGATCATGTGCTTCACTGGCCAGTGTTTGACATCAACTGTCAGAGAGGTGGTTTGCTAGGGATGGCTAATGCCTACTGAACAATGTTTTATCCttaaaacagcttttctctACCAATTAAGTATATAACATCAACCCTCTGAATCTTTCATAGTATGTACTATTTTGttgattcttttctttttcagggcATACAAGGGAAACTGTTAAAGAGGTAGACGGCAGTTTTAATGTCAGTGAACAGACATCTGTTGTCCAGAGGCTGCCTAAAACGGACAGCTACCAGCCCAAACCATCTGCAGCTCATCAGGGACCAACAAGTGATTTTCGACAGCATTCTGAACAGCTAGGTGGTCAGTGTCCAGAAATGACTTCCTCTGTGAGAGATACTACTGGTAATCCACCTCCCCAGTCTGTATCATCTCAGGTTTCTGCATCTACATCCCCTGCAGCAGTGTCATTATCTCTAACTAAGACCTCTGGATCCCCTGCTATCTCTGGATCTCCCACCTCTGCTTCTGGGCCCCCAGTTGTGTCATCCCCTGATGTAAAATCTACTCCACCACAAATCTCAACACCTCCCAATGTATCTTTGGCTCCACCTTCAGCTTCACCTCCCCTAATGGTACATGGCCTCAGGTCTCCCATTCCTGCTAGAACTGAGATATCCCCCACTGGATCTAAACCTATGTCAGTGGGGTCTTCTTATTCCTCCTTGCCTATATCCCCTCTACATTCAGCTGATGGTGTGTCTAGACCTGCCACAGTTTCCCTCGTCCTTCCAGTCTCTACTCCATCAGTGTCTGTGGCCCATCCGGCTAACCAAGCCCGGCCTCCTACATCCTCTGGACCTCCAACAACTGCTTCACCTCCTGCCGTAGTGTCCACTTCTTCTTACTCAGAGTTTGCACCAATCTCAGCTCTTCAGCAGATTATTCAAGGGTCCAAACAGTCTTGCTTTCCTGATACGTGTGGACCACAGCTTGAAAAGCCTGGACCCTCAAAATTAATGCATGCCACTTCATCCATGGATGAAAAATCAGCTGCTGTGGCTCCATCTCAGTCAGTACCAGGAGGAGCTTTGACCTCAAAACCACCTGGCTCTTTGTCAAAATCTGGCTCTCCCACACATGTGTCATTAACTCATACAGCTGACAGCACACCTTGTGAACCAGCGTCTAAACCTCAGCTACAGACATACACTGCTTCACCTGTTGACTCTGGTGTTtccactgctgctgcagcagcagcatcatcgCCACAAGAAACAGTAAATATACCCAAACTAGCAGCCCATCAAAGTCTCAGTGTGTGCCCTCTGTCTACCCTACCTCTACTAACCGCTGAAGCCTCCAAGACTGCACCTGTGTCTGCCCCTCCTGCCTTGGTGTCTGTGCCTCCTGCAGTGGGTACATCCTCTGGAGGGGTTGAAAGTTTTGAATCTGAGCAGCATCCTTACAACACCACTCCTCATCGTGCACAAAAGAAGTCATCTACCAAGCCAGAGCACCCCAGTCATATCGAGGATAGGACTACGTTGTTTAATAAATTGGTTGGTTCTGATCAAAAGTCCAAGAATAcagaaacttattttaaaaagcaggatGTGCAAAGAAATGACATCTGTGAGGCAAAGGACTTAGAGGTTGAGCAGACGCCACTGAGTAAGTCCCCCACTGCTTCACAGCACAAGAGCCGCCTCGATGAAGTAAGATTTGCTAACTCTTCACTTAGTGCTTCTCAGTTTGATAGCAGTTCAGCATGCGACACCAACCTGGAAACGAGCTCTCATTTAGGAGGTGATGGGTCCTGTGGAGATGAGTTCCCTCACTTTGACAGCAGTTTTCACCTAAGACAAGACACTTCTCAGTTTGATAGCATCTCCTATGCTGAAGAGAACCAATCTACTGCATTTGACAGCAGTATTGATAGCATCTCCAGAGATGACCTGCTGGACTCTATTAGGGAAGAGGAAACCTCTGAAGCTGAAGAAACCAACAACAGTTTCCAAATCACTGGGCAATCTGAGCTGACGTCATCTCTGAACAACACTTCTCAGATGGAAGAGTCCTATATCACCTCAAGTGATGTGTCCAACTCCCACTCAGTTGTGCAGTCTCAGCCTGGTCATCAAGGTTTGTTCTTAAAAGTTCAAAAACATAGAAACATGTGTTGACAAGCAGTAATTACTCGGTGAGCTGTAAACTGGTTTATTTAGGCATTTCTCATTCCTTACTACATGTTAATCTCTTGTTATTATTTCGTTATTAAATAGGAACTGAAGCAGAATGGGGGGCCAGAGGACATGATACATCAGATTCAGCCGGGCGGATTAGCATTACAACGACTGTTAATGAGATGATGACTCCTCAGAGCTTTAAGATGAGAGATGAGAACTTCATAGCCTTCAGCACACCAGCAGAGAGCCCTGCTGTACACCCACTCCAACCAGTAACTGAGCAGATTGTGTCAGCTGCTGAAAGGAATCTGAAGACCCCAGGGAAACCGCGCAAACCTCGAGCTCCAAAGGCCATATGGGTTAAAACTCCAGGTATTAAACattctaatttaattttaaaaagtttattttaaaaaaagtggtaAATTGTATTAGAACAAatcttttgtctctttcaaattgtgttttaagCTCCTGAGAAGGCCCAGCGGAAGCAACGGGTTCGCACCCAAAAAGTGGAAAAGGTCAAGACTGATGAAGAGGAGGGGGCTAagggcagaaagagaaagaagcccCTCAGTGTTAAAGAAACATCAAATGTATCTGGAGAGGCTGGTGCTGCCACAGAAGAGGTTGATTCAATCACAGCCACAATTGAGGCTGTTCTGGCTAATGCTTCAGCTAATAACACACCAGTTGATAAACCCAAGAAGGCAAAAAGGGTAAAGAAACAAGACCAAGAAGGAGATGAGGGTAAAGCACAGAAACCAGATGCAGAAACCACTGCTGCTGATGATGTTGATGAAAATGATGATGACAGCTCCACAGCAGGTAATTTGGTATCACATGATGACAGTTTGTAGATGCATGACATCACAGAATAAG harbors:
- the LOC137139211 gene encoding prostaglandin E synthase 3-like, whose amino-acid sequence is MHPATAKWYDRRDSVFIEFCVADSKDVKVNFDKTKCAFSCLGGTDNVKHENEIDLFDAIDENESKHKRTDRSVLCYLRKAQPGKAWPRLTKEKAKLSWLSVDFNNWKDWEDDSDEEIGNFDQFSDMMNNMGGEDDLPDLDGADDDESADSDDEKMPDLE